TCACTTCTACAACTCTATTGTATAGTTCTTCAGGTGTACAATTCCCAGCTTCAACTTTAAGAATTTTGTCATTATAAAATTTAATTAAAGGTGCTGTTTGACTGTGATATGCTTCTAATCTAGTTTTTATTTTATCTTCTTGATCATCTGGTCTTGTGAATAATTCTCCACCATCAAAATCACAAACCCCTTCATTTAAAGGTTTTCTGTTAACTTTGTGATAACTTCTTTTGCAAACTTTACAAATAAGTCTTCCTGTTAATCTTCCTAATAAAACACTTTCATCTATATCAAGATAAATAACTTTATCTATTTGATCGTTTAGTTTTTCTAACATATTATCCAAAGCTAAAGCTTGATCATCGGTTCTTGGGAAACCATCAAAGATTAAGTCCTGAGCCTTTTCTTTTAAATAGTTTTCAACCATTGAGTTTGTAACTGAATCTGGAACTAGATTTCCTTCATTCATGTATTTTTGAGCTTCTAATCCTAATTGAGTTTTGTTTGATATGTTTTCCCTAAATAAGTCTCCAGTAGATAGTTGAGTAAATCCATTTTTCTCACAAAGAAACTCTGAAAGAGTTCCTTTTCCACTACCTGGTGCTCCAAGTAATATTAAATTCATAATTTATTTTTCTCCTTGTTATCAAATGTGTGAATTGTATGATGTTTCATCTTCTTTAAATTTATCTTGTTTTTTGTCTAAGAATGATTGTTGTATTAATCTTCCTTTTAATTGCTGAACTGTTTGAATTGAAACTGAAATAACAATAATCAGACCAGTACCCCCAATTGCCAAGTGAGATGGCAATGAAGTTATTTTAGTAATTACATAAGGTAATACAGCTATCCCTGCAAGGAATAGAGCTCCCAATACACTTAATCTATTAATTACACCAGATAAGAACTTCTCAGTTTCTTTTCCGGGTTTAATTCCAGGAATAAATGTACCTGATTTTTTAAAGTTCTCAGTTATTTTTTCTGGATTAATTTGAACTTGGGCGTATAGGAATGTAAATAGAATAGTTAAAACTCCGTAAATACCTATTCCTCATCAAGTACCAAATGATAAATAATTTTGTGTGAATAAGTAGAAACCATTTGTAGAATTTTGATCTCCACCAGCTACAATTTGTGCAACTGTCATTGGTGTTGAGATAATTGCTGATGCAAATATAACCGGTATAACTCCTGCGTTATTTAATTTTAGCGGCAAGTAAGGTGTGTGATCTTTTGTATCTACAAGTCCAGAACCTGTTTGTTGAATTGGGATTTTTCTTTCAGCTTCATTCATAAGAACAACCACAAATATTACTAATAAGAATGAAATAATATATATTAAGAATTTTAGTAATCCATCAAATAATATTGTTGATTCACCATTAGTTTCAACTCAAAATTTAAAAGTATTTATAAAGTTTGTTGGCATTTGTGAAACTATACCAGTAAAGATAATTATAGAAACACCATTTCCTATACCTTTAATTGTTATTTGGTCTGATATTCATAACATCAAGAATGTTCCGCCAAGCATTACCAATGGTACTAATACAAAGTAGAATCAAGCAGGTCCTGTTCCAGTTTCATTTGAACCTCACTTTGGAATAATTAAATTTTGACTAGTAAGTGTAAATATTGTAGCTACAGATTGCATTAATGCAAATGGTATAGCCAATACTTTTGTTAGTCTATCAAGTTTTCTTCTTCCTCTTTCCCCTGATTTACTTCATCTAGTTAAAACAGGAACAACATCTGTTGAAAGTAATTGAACAATAATTGATGCTGTAATATAAGGCGAAACTCCCAACGCAAGAATTGAAAATTGTCCAATAGAACCCCCTCCAAGAGTGGATAGGAGTTGGAAAAAGTCTTGTCCAGCAATACCTTCTCTGAAATTTTCATCTATTTCAATACCAGGGACAGTCAATAGTGTTCCTGCTCTAATTACAAGTAGTACTATTAAAGTAAAAACGATTCGTTTTACAAGGTCCTTGTTTCTTATAAAGAAACCACCTTTCGCGAATTCGTTTTTATATTTAGTTGATTTAGCTTTTTTAGTTTTTTTAACTTTAGCAGCCACCTAAATCACCTCTACAGTACCCCCAGCAGCTTTGATTAATTCTTCAGCGCTTTTTGATACTTTATTTAACTTCACATTTATTGCTTTAGTAATTTTACCATTACCTAACACTTTAACTAAAGTTTTTTCATTTTTAATAATCTTTTTATCCATTAAAGTTTTGTGATTTACATCTGTTAACCCTAATGTTTCTAATTTATCTAAGTTGATTAATACAAATTCTTTTCTATTTAAACTTGTAAATCCAATTTTAGGTAATCTTCTGAATAAAGGAGTTTGTCCCCCTTCAAATCCAGGTCTTACCCCTCCACCAGAACGTGAATTTTGACCTTTGTGTCCTCTAGTTGATGTTTTACCTTTACCAGAAGCCATACCACGACCAACACGTGTTGCGTCTTTTTTGCTTCCTGGTGTAGATTTTAATTCATGTAATTTCATAAAATAATTACTCCTTCTTAAGCTGTAGCAGCTTCTTTAGTTTCTTTTTTAACTTCAACTTGAGTTCCACGTAATCTTGCTATTTGTTCTGGAGTTTGCATTTGTTGTAAACCTTCTAATGTAGCTCTGATCATGTTGATAGGTGTATTTGATCCTAATGATTTTGTATAGATATCTGAAATTCCAGCTAATTCGACAACAGCACGAACTGGACCACCAGCAATAACCCCTGTACCCTTACGAGCAGGTTTAATCATAACTTTACCAGCACCATAGTGCCCCATCACATCATGAGGAACTGTAGTTCCAGCCAAAGGAACTCTAATTAAAGATTTTCTTGCTTCTTTAATAGCTTTCTTAATAGCGTCTGGTACTTCGTTTGCTTTACCTGTTCCTAATCCAACTCTACCTTTTTTATCACCAATTACTACAACTGCTGCAAATCTGAATCTACGTCCACCTTTTGTAACTTTTGTAACACGGTTAATAGTAACAACTCTTTCTTCATAAGGGTTGTCTTCTCTGTTTCTGTTGAATTTTGGATCTCTTCTTTGTCCATTAGGTCTATTGTTGTTGTTTGGTCTTGTATTTGTTCTGTCTTGGTTGTTTGCTTCAACTTTTGAATCTGCTTTTGGAGCTGATTCAGCGTTAACAACTTTTGTTTCTTCTGCCATTTTTTCCTATCTCCTTCTTAGAATTTCATACCATTTTCTTTTGCAGATTCTGCAAAAGCTTTTACTTTACCATGGAATAAATATCCACCTCTATCAAATACTACATCAGTGATTTTTTTACTTTTTGCTTTTTCAGCAATATCTTTACCTACAGCTTTAGCTGCATCGATATTACGTCCGTTTTTTAATCCCATTTTGATTGAAGATGATGATACTAATGTAACACCAGTTACGTCATCAATTATTTGAGCATAGAAGTATGAGTTTGATTTAAATACATTTAATCTTGGTCTAGCACTTGTTCCAGACACTTTATTTCTAACTCTATAGTGTCTTCTTTTTCTTGCTTCTGCTTTAGTGTATTTCATATTTACTTCTCCTTAGCAACAGCCTACTTACCAGCTGCTTTACCTTCTTTTCTAATGATTTTCTCATCTTTGTATTTAACCCCTTTACCTTTATAAGGTTCAGGTCTTCTGTATGCTCTAATATTTGCCGCTACTTCTCCAACTAATTGTTTATCAATTCCTGATATCTTAATTTCAGTTGGTTTTGGGATTTCTACAGTAATTCCTTTTGGAACTTCGTATTCCACTGGGTGTGAAAACCCTAGTGATAGGTTGATTTTGTTACCTGCTAATGCAGCTCTGTAACCAACCCCAACAATTTCAAGTTCTTTAACAAAACCATCACTAACCCCAGTTAACATACCTTGAATTAATGAGTTTGTTGTTCCATGTAATTGTTTTGTGTGTTTATTTTCATTTTGTCTTAAAGTTTTTAGTTCTGCACCTTCAACTTTGATTTCGATTAATGGACTAAAAGCTTGAGTTAATTCACCTTTTGATCCTTTTATAGTTACAACGTTATTTGCTTCAACTTTTACTTCTACCCCAGCAGGAATTGCTAATATTCTGTTTCCTATACGTGACATATATTAATTCCTCCTATTATCAAACAAATGCCAGAACTTCTCCACCGATGTTTTGGTGACGAGCTTCTTTATCTGTCATGATTCCGTTTGAAGTTGAAACGATTGCAATACCTAACCCATTTAATACTTGAGGTAAGTCGTGAGAATTTGAGTAAACTCTTAATCCTGGTTTTGAAATTCTTTTTAATCCTTTAATAACTCTAATTTTCCCTTTGTATTTTAAGCTTATAGTAATGTCTTTCTTAAAGTCATCTGCAACTTTGAAGTCTTCGATGAAACCTTCTTTTTTAAGAATGTTTGCTATTTCTAATTTTACTTTGCTTCCTGGAATTAGAACTTCTTTGTGATAACGTTGGTTAGCATTTCTAATTCTAGTAAGCATATCTGCGATTACATCTGTTGTCATAATTTCTTTTTCCTTTCACTATCATGAAGCTTTCTTAATACCAGGGATTTGTCCTTTGTATGCTAGATCTCTGAAGCATACACGACATAGATTAAATTTTCTCAAAACTGAATGAGGTCTACCACAATTTCCACAACGTGTGTATTCTCTAACTTTGAATTTTTGGACTTTTGCTTGTTTTACTTTTAGTGATTTTTTTGCCATTTTATCCTATTCTCCTCAATTACTTAACGAAAGGCATTCCTATTTTTTGTAGTAATGCAAATGATTCGTCCTTGTTAGTTGCTGTTGTAACGATTGTTATGTCCATCCCACGAACTTTTTTTACTTTATCATAATCAATTTCTGGGAAGATAATTTGTTCTTTAATACCCATTGTGTAGTTTCCTTGTTTATCAAAACTAGTTTTAGGTACCCCTCTAAAGTCACGCACACGTGGTAACGCAACTGATATTAATTTGTCTAAGAATTCATACATTCTTTTACCTCTTAAAGTAACTTTTGCTCCAATTGGCATACCTTCACGCAATTTGAACACAGCTAAAGATTTTTTAGCTTTAGTTACTAGAGGTTTTTGACCTGTGATTTGTTGTAATTCAAGAACTGCATCGTCTAATTTCTTAGTATCGTGTACAGCTTCTCCAATTCCCATGTTGATAACTACTTTTGTGATTTTTGGAACTTGCATGATTGATTTATATTGCTTTTCTTTAAATAATTCTGGGATGATTTTATCTTTATATTGTTTTTCTAATCTATTAATATTTGCTTTTGCCATACTAACTTATCCCTTTCCTATTTAACTTCTGTTCCAGATTTTTTAGCAATTCTAACTTTTTTTCCATCTGCAATTTTGTATCCAACTCTTGTAGCGTTATCTTTCGCTTTTGGATCAACAAGTGAAACGTTTGAAGCATCGATTGATGCAGGAATTTCTCTAATTCCACCTTCTTGATCAGTTTGTGAAGGTTTTGCATGTTTAATTGCTACGATTCCTTCAACGTAAACTCTTTTTTTATCTTTTGATAATTTAACTACTGGTCCAACTTTACCTTTGTGACTTCCGGCGATAACTTTTACAACATCTCCTCTTAAGATTTTTGATTTATTCATAAAAGCTTCCCTTCCTATAACACTTCAGGAGCTAGAGATGCTATTTTAGCAAATCCAGCGTCCTTTACTTCACGTGCGATTGGACCAAAGATACGAGTACCTCTTGGTGATTTATCATCTTTGATGATTACTGCTGCGTTTTCTGAAAACTTAATGTATGTTCCATCAGCTCTTCTTAAACCTCTAACAGTTCTAACAATAACAGCTTTAATAACCTGTCCTTTTTTAACAGCTCCACCAGGTGATGCTGATTTAACAGTTGCAACAACAATATCTCCAATGTTTGTGAACTTTCTAACACTTCCACCTAAATTACGTATAACTAAAATTTCTTTAGCACCTGAGTTATCAGCGACTTTTAATCTTGATTCATTTTGTATCATTCTGTTGTACCTCTGAAATTAGATAATTGCTTTTTCAACAACTCTAACAAGTCTAAAGTTTTTAGTTTTACTCATTGGGCGAGTTTCCATAATTTCAACTCTGTCTCCCATTTGAGCTTGTGAATTTTCATCGTGTGCTTTGTATTTTTTTGAATACTTAACACGTTTTT
This genomic interval from Spiroplasma monobiae MQ-1 contains the following:
- a CDS encoding type Z 30S ribosomal protein S14, whose translation is MAKKSLKVKQAKVQKFKVREYTRCGNCGRPHSVLRKFNLCRVCFRDLAYKGQIPGIKKASW
- a CDS encoding adenylate kinase, translated to MNLILLGAPGSGKGTLSEFLCEKNGFTQLSTGDLFRENISNKTQLGLEAQKYMNEGNLVPDSVTNSMVENYLKEKAQDLIFDGFPRTDDQALALDNMLEKLNDQIDKVIYLDIDESVLLGRLTGRLICKVCKRSYHKVNRKPLNEGVCDFDGGELFTRPDDQEDKIKTRLEAYHSQTAPLIKFYNDKILKVEAGNCTPEELYNRVVEVMGA
- the rplX gene encoding 50S ribosomal protein L24, encoding MNKSKILRGDVVKVIAGSHKGKVGPVVKLSKDKKRVYVEGIVAIKHAKPSQTDQEGGIREIPASIDASNVSLVDPKAKDNATRVGYKIADGKKVRIAKKSGTEVK
- the rplR gene encoding 50S ribosomal protein L18; amino-acid sequence: MKYTKAEARKRRHYRVRNKVSGTSARPRLNVFKSNSYFYAQIIDDVTGVTLVSSSSIKMGLKNGRNIDAAKAVGKDIAEKAKSKKITDVVFDRGGYLFHGKVKAFAESAKENGMKF
- the rplE gene encoding 50S ribosomal protein L5 is translated as MNRLEKQYKDKIIPELFKEKQYKSIMQVPKITKVVINMGIGEAVHDTKKLDDAVLELQQITGQKPLVTKAKKSLAVFKLREGMPIGAKVTLRGKRMYEFLDKLISVALPRVRDFRGVPKTSFDKQGNYTMGIKEQIIFPEIDYDKVKKVRGMDITIVTTATNKDESFALLQKIGMPFVK
- the rplO gene encoding 50S ribosomal protein L15, producing the protein MKLHELKSTPGSKKDATRVGRGMASGKGKTSTRGHKGQNSRSGGGVRPGFEGGQTPLFRRLPKIGFTSLNRKEFVLINLDKLETLGLTDVNHKTLMDKKIIKNEKTLVKVLGNGKITKAINVKLNKVSKSAEELIKAAGGTVEVI
- the secY gene encoding preprotein translocase subunit SecY — translated: MAAKVKKTKKAKSTKYKNEFAKGGFFIRNKDLVKRIVFTLIVLLVIRAGTLLTVPGIEIDENFREGIAGQDFFQLLSTLGGGSIGQFSILALGVSPYITASIIVQLLSTDVVPVLTRWSKSGERGRRKLDRLTKVLAIPFALMQSVATIFTLTSQNLIIPKWGSNETGTGPAWFYFVLVPLVMLGGTFLMLWISDQITIKGIGNGVSIIIFTGIVSQMPTNFINTFKFWVETNGESTILFDGLLKFLIYIISFLLVIFVVVLMNEAERKIPIQQTGSGLVDTKDHTPYLPLKLNNAGVIPVIFASAIISTPMTVAQIVAGGDQNSTNGFYLFTQNYLSFGTWWGIGIYGVLTILFTFLYAQVQINPEKITENFKKSGTFIPGIKPGKETEKFLSGVINRLSVLGALFLAGIAVLPYVITKITSLPSHLAIGGTGLIIVISVSIQTVQQLKGRLIQQSFLDKKQDKFKEDETSYNSHIW
- the rplN gene encoding 50S ribosomal protein L14; amino-acid sequence: MIQNESRLKVADNSGAKEILVIRNLGGSVRKFTNIGDIVVATVKSASPGGAVKKGQVIKAVIVRTVRGLRRADGTYIKFSENAAVIIKDDKSPRGTRIFGPIAREVKDAGFAKIASLAPEVL
- the rpsQ gene encoding 30S ribosomal protein S17; the encoded protein is MERNLRKTYTGRVVSDKMDKTITVLVETYKNHPIYKKRVKYSKKYKAHDENSQAQMGDRVEIMETRPMSKTKNFRLVRVVEKAII
- the rpsH gene encoding 30S ribosomal protein S8; this translates as MTTDVIADMLTRIRNANQRYHKEVLIPGSKVKLEIANILKKEGFIEDFKVADDFKKDITISLKYKGKIRVIKGLKRISKPGLRVYSNSHDLPQVLNGLGIAIVSTSNGIMTDKEARHQNIGGEVLAFVW
- the rplF gene encoding 50S ribosomal protein L6 — its product is MSRIGNRILAIPAGVEVKVEANNVVTIKGSKGELTQAFSPLIEIKVEGAELKTLRQNENKHTKQLHGTTNSLIQGMLTGVSDGFVKELEIVGVGYRAALAGNKINLSLGFSHPVEYEVPKGITVEIPKPTEIKISGIDKQLVGEVAANIRAYRRPEPYKGKGVKYKDEKIIRKEGKAAGK
- the rpsE gene encoding 30S ribosomal protein S5 is translated as MAEETKVVNAESAPKADSKVEANNQDRTNTRPNNNNRPNGQRRDPKFNRNREDNPYEERVVTINRVTKVTKGGRRFRFAAVVVIGDKKGRVGLGTGKANEVPDAIKKAIKEARKSLIRVPLAGTTVPHDVMGHYGAGKVMIKPARKGTGVIAGGPVRAVVELAGISDIYTKSLGSNTPINMIRATLEGLQQMQTPEQIARLRGTQVEVKKETKEAATA